CACGAACCGGGCCGAAGTTCCGGCCCTGGCCGCCTCGGCGCCCGTGCTGGCGGGGTTTGCGGGGAGCGCCAGCATGGCGATGGCGAGCAGGGCCTTCATGTCTCATGAAGCATGCGTCGAAATCAGGACCGGCGCGAGAAGGCGGGTTAGCGTCCACCCCGTCCATGGGCGCCAAACGGTACCTCTTCTCGTTCGGGCTGGTGGCAGCCCTGGTCTCCGCACTCATCCTGGGCTTCGTGTTGTATTGGGTGACGGGCAAGCCGGATGACACGGCCGGCTGGGCGGTGCTGCTGCTCGGCGTGCCGTTCCTCTGGCTCATCGGCAGCTACCTGTCGTGGTTCCGCTTCGCGGCCATGCGGCGGCGCGAGCGGCGCGACCTGATGTCCCGGCTGGCCGAAGGCGACCTCACCACGCCCATCCACACCAGCTTCGAGGGCCAGGAGGACCTGCGCCGCCTCATCCTGTCCCTGCGCCGGGCCCTGTCCCAGGTGCAGCGCGTGACGAGCAACCTGCACCGCACCGGCAACGGCGTGAGCGAGCAGGCCCGCATGCTGCTGGAGGCCGCGCGCCGTCAGGGCGGCGCCGTGGAGCGCACGCTCACCGCCGTGGGCGGCAACGGCACCAGCCTCCAGGTGGCCATCAAGCGCGTGCAGCACATCGAGACCTTCGCGCACGAGACGACGGGCGCCCTGCTGGAGATGACCGAGCGGCTGCACCAGGTGGTGGACGGCCTGGAGACCGTCAACGACTTCAGCCAGCGCACCAGCGGCCTCACCCAGGCGATGACGGAGCGGCTGACCCACATCGCCGCGTCCGGCGACGAGCTGGGCCGCTTCGCTTCGGAGGCGGAGGACTTCGTCGCGCTGGTGGAGGGCGGCATCGACGCCGTGCGCCGCCGCGCCACGGAGACCAACAGCATGGCCATCGCCGTCACCGCCACCGCCCAGCGCGGTGAAGCGCTGGTGGGCGACAGCGTGCAGGGCATGTACCGGGTGGAGGAGACGGTGCGCAAGGCGGCCGAGCTGATGGAGATGCTCGGCACGCGGTCGCTGGAGATTGGCCGCATCGTGGACGTCATCCAGGAGATCGCCGACCAGACGAACCTCCTGGCCCTCAACGCCGCCATCATCGCCGCGCAGGCGGGCGAGCACGGCCGCCCCTTCGGCGTGGTGGCCAATGAAATCCGCAGCCTCGCCGAGCGCACCACGCGCTCCACGCGCGAGATTGGCACCATGGTCACCGGCATCCGCGACGCGGTGGAAACGGCCGTGGCGCTGGTGCAGGAGGGCCGCGAGCAGGCCACCGCGGGCGTGGCCCTGGGCGACCGCGCCTCCGAGGCCCTGAGCGAGATCCGCTCCATCACCCAGCGCACCTTCGCCGCCGTGGAGGCCACGGTGATGGAGACGCAGCGGCTGGAGGCGCAGGGCGCCACCGTCGTGGAGGCCAGCAAGCGCGTGGCCCGGCGCGTGGAGGACATCACGCGCATGGCCATCGAGCAGTCCGGCAACGCGCGGGACCTGGTGCGCCAGATTCAGGAGATGTCGCGCGTGGGCCAGAGCGCCGGCCAGAAGGCCGAGGCCCAGGCGCGCACCGGCCGCGACCTGTCCGAGGCGGTGATGCGCCTGAGCGCGGCCATCGAGGAGCTGAGGTCCGCGCACCAGGTGCTCACCCGGGGCGACGCGTCCATTCGTGAAGAGGTCGCGCAGGTGCGCGAGGACGCGCGCCGGGTCATCCGCATTGGCGACGGGCTGGACCGCACGGTGGACCAGCTGGGCCACGAGACGGCGAGCCTGGAGGCGGAGGTGTTCCGCTTCCAGCTGCCCCGCGCCCGCGTGGGCGGCACGCTGAGGGTGGGTCTGCATCAGTCGGGTTCGCTGCGCGCGCGGCAGACGGTGGATCCGCTGTTCGCCGTGGAGAACCAGATGGCGGAGCTGACGGCGTGCCTCTTCTCCTGCCTCGTGCGGCTGGAGGACGGCATGCTGGTGCCCGACCTGGCCGAGCGCTGGGACGCGGATCCTTCCGCGCGCCGCTACCGCTTCTATCTGCGCCGGGGCGTCACCTTCCATGACGGCGCCCTGCTCACCGCGCAGGACGTGAAGCGGCACCTGGAGCGGCTGATGGACCCGGCGCTGCGCTCGCCGGACCGCAGCCTGCTGGAGGACGTGGAGGGCGCGCGCGAGTACGCCAGCGGCCTGGCGCGCGAGGTGACGGGCATCGAGGTCCTGGACGAGGGCACGCTGGAGATTCGCCTGCGCGAGCCCAAGGCGTACTTCCTCCAGCTCATGGCGCTGACCGCCACGTCGGTGGCGAAGCTGGACCCGGCCGGGAAGCTGGTGGGCACGGGGCCGTTCCGCGTTGTCGGCATGCAGGCGGACCGGATGGTGCTGGAGCGCAACGCCACCTACTGGCGCGGCGGGCTTCCGCTGCTGGACCGGTTGGAGTTCGTCCTCACGGAGACGCGTCCGCAGGCGGTGCGGCAGCTGTTGGACGGACAGGTGGACCTCGTGTCGTTCCTGCACGTGGAGCACACGGAGGCGCATGGGCTGGACGCGCATCAGGTGGTGACCAGCACCTCGCCCTCCACGGCGTTCCTGGGCCTCAACCTGAACGAGGCGCCGTACAACGACGTGCGCGTGCGGCGGGCGCTGCGCGCGGGCATGGACATCCCCAGCGTGGTGGAGCAGTTCCACCCGGGCGCGCGGGTGGCCCGCACCTTCACGCCGCCGGAGCTGCTGGACGGAACCCAGGAGCTGGGGCCTACGCCGGTGCCGGACCTGACGCTGGCGGAGCGGCTCCTGCGCGAGGCGGGCGTGCGGCGGTTGCAGCTCACCCTGCACCACCCGGTGGGCCGTGACACGTCGGCCGAGGACGCGGTGCTCTTCCGGCCGCTGCTCCAGGCAGGGCTGCTGGAGCTGCGCCACGAACAGATGCCTCCGGAGGAGTACCTGGCGCGCCTGCGCGAGGGGAAGGTCCCGGCGTTCCGCACGCTGTGGCTGGCGGACTTCCCGGACCCCGACGCGTTCCTGCACTTCCTGCTCAACTCCAGCGCGCAGACGGTGTACCCGCTGGGCTACCGCAACCCGGAGCTGGACCGGCTCACCGCCGAGGCGCGCGTGTCCATTGACCCGGAGCTGCGCTCGCAGCTGTACCGGCGCGCGGAGATGCTGGCGCGCGAGGACTGCCCGCTCATCCCGCTGTACCACGACCGCACGCACGCGGTGGCGGTGGCCTCCGTGCAGAACCTGCGGCTGCACCAGACGCCGCCGCAGGTGCGCTTCGAGGACCTCTGGGTCGACCCCGTCGCGGTCGGTTAGGGCGCGGCCCGGCGCGTGCCCGCGGGACTGGCGTTGCGCTGGGGCCAGCCCCGGGCTTCGGTGCGTCCACCGAGGGGGAAGGACTCCAGGAACCAGACGCCGTCGCGGCGCAGGGCCACGTGCAGCAACTCTCCGGCGAACACCGCGCCCGCCACCTCCACGCGGCCCGGCAGGGAGCACTGGTTGAGCTTGTTGCCGAAGGCGATCCATTCAAGCCACGCCTGGCGCTGACCGTTCGGCAGCTCCGCGTCCGCGAGCACGCCCACGGTGTTCTGCTCCAGCAGCGCGGCTTCGTGGAGGGCGCCGGGCAGCGCCGGCGAGGGCAACACGTCCACCTCCGAGAGGAACTGGCCATCGCTGGAGCGGAAGGAGCGCAGCACCGTGCGCAGCTCCGCGCCGACGCAGGGAGTGCCGTCCGTGTGGTCGCATGCGAACGCGAACGCATGACCGGTCGTGCCTCCGGGGGACATGAGCACGGGCTCGGCCAGGGGCGACAGCGTGCCTGTGCCGGCGTCCCAATCCAGCGCGGTGAGCACACCTCCATCCGTGTCCACGAAGGCCTGCGTGCCCACGAGCAACCGTCCCGACGCGAGCGCCAGTGACGGTGCGCCGCCTGGGACACCCGCATCGAGCGGTTCGAGGATCAGCGATGCGATGCCTCCGTCACCGAGCGCATCACCGAAGTACGGGCCAGGCTGCGCCATGAGTGTCCCGCCGTCCGTGCTCACTTCAGGCGGTGCCTGGTCCGTGAAGGCCAACCGTCCATCCCATGGCGTGTAGAGGTATGCGCCGCGCGTGTCGTCCACGGCGAGCCTCGCCGCTCCGCCGCCGTCCTCCTCCGGCCCCATCGCCAGCGGCACGCCTGCGTCCGCGCTCAGCAACACCAGCCGGGAGCGCAGCGGCTCCGTGCCCGCGTCGTCGCTCCACGTGACGTACGTCAGCACGTCCCCTTCCTTCGTGAGCGCCACCCTGCCCGCTCCCGTGGTGCCGGGCATTCCCTCCGGCGTCCCTCCATCCAGGGCCGCATCGGCGAATGCCAGCGACGTGCGCCAGCGCAGCTCTCCCACGCCTCGCGGTGCATAGGCCTCCAGCGCTTCCGGCGCGAGCATCACCACGCCCGCGTCCGATGCCGCGAGCAGCGTCCTCGCGCCTCCGTCCTCGTAGGGCGACTCGTAGCGCAGCAGTCCGCTCTCCGTGTACGCGGCGAGCCAGCAGCCCGCGTCCTCGCCGCACACCGACACGTAGACCGTCCCGTCGTCCACCAGCAGCACCGGCCCGCCGTCCTCCGCGACGGGCGCTCCGCCCAGCTCCGCGCTGAAGTCGGGCTCCAGGTCTCCCGCGTCCGGACGCATGCACTCGCCCGCGCTGCACGTGCCCTCACCCTGGCAGGGCGTGGCCGGCGAGCAGACGAAGCCGTCCGGCGGCGTCACCGACCGGCACGTGCCGCTGAAGCAGACCTGCGCCTCCTTGCAGCTCACCGCGCCGCAGGGGCTGAAGTCCGCCACGTCCACCTCCTGGCAGCCCGAGTTGCGGTCGCACACGCCCACCTTGCAGGGGTTGCTCGGCACCGGGCACGCGACGTTCGCCGTCACACAGCCCTGCGTCGGCGAACAGCTGTCCACCGTGCACGGGTTGTCGTCATTGCACGTGCGCGGCTGCCCCACGCAGACACCCGCCTGGCAGCGGCCGTTCTCCTGGCAGCGGCTGCTGGGGATGCATGACGCCCCGTCCGCCAGCGGGGACTCGATGCACTGGCCTGAGTCCAGGTCGAAGCGCGAGTCGCGGCACTCGGCCTGGGGCAGGCACGCCAGCGGACGCACGCCCACGCCGGTGAGCTTCACCTTCGCCGTGGTGCGCCCCGCGGTGAGCACCAGCTCCCCTTCCACCGGCGCATTGCCCGCGGAGAACAGGATGTCCACCGTGCCCGTGCCGCCGCCGCTCACGACAATCTGGGACACGACGACGAAGAAGGGCGCGTCCGTCACCGCGTCCACCGTGACGCCCGCGCGGCCGGTGGCTACCAGCGTCAGCGAGCGGCGCACCTGCGTGCCCTCCAACACCCGGCCGAAGTCCACCACCTCCTGCTGCGGCCGGAAGCTGGCGCTCGCACCGCCGACGTTGGGGTCGTCGCCACAGCGGCACCCGCCCACCAGGACGAGCACCAGGAGCAGCCACCAGCGAGCACGAGCGCGGAACATGCCCCCGACTCAACCGCGCCACCCCGGGCCGGCGCAACGTGCGCCCCCCCCTGGCGGGTCGTCCCCGCACATTTTCCTGCCCGGCCGGGCCCGCTACGGTTCCACGGCCGACTCACGCCGCCGCGTCAGCGCCCGCACGCCGAACGCCAGCGCCGCCACCACGAGCAGCCCGATGACCGCGTACTGGTAACGGGACACCAGCACCGTCAGCCGCTCCAGGTTGCCGCCCACCGCCATGCCCAGCGCCAGGATGAGCCCGCTGTGCGCCAGCGCGGAGATGGCGCCCAGCACCAGCGCGTTGAAGCGCGGCATGCGCGCCGCTCCCGCCGCGATGAAGATGACGCCCCGGATGCCCGGCAGGAACCGGTTCACCAGGAGCAACCACGGCCCCGCGTGCCGCATCCGCGCCTGCACCTGCTCCAGCCGCGCGTGCGTGAGGCCGAAGAAGGAGCGCCCCGGCTGCTCCTCGAAGCGCTTCGCCAGCCACTTGCCCACCGAGTAGTTGATGAACGCCCCCACCACGCTGCCCGCCGTCACCACCGCGAGCACCAGCCACCAGGGCTTCACCCCGCGCACGGCGTAGACGCCGCCCATGAGCACGATGGTGTCCCCGGGGAACGGCGGCACCACGTACTCCAGCATCGCCGCCACGCCGAGCACCAGGAACCCGAACGGCCCCAGCGTCCCAATCAGCTTGTCGACGTGCTCGATCCACATCCGCGCGG
This DNA window, taken from Corallococcus coralloides DSM 2259, encodes the following:
- a CDS encoding ABC transporter substrate-binding protein, which gives rise to MGAKRYLFSFGLVAALVSALILGFVLYWVTGKPDDTAGWAVLLLGVPFLWLIGSYLSWFRFAAMRRRERRDLMSRLAEGDLTTPIHTSFEGQEDLRRLILSLRRALSQVQRVTSNLHRTGNGVSEQARMLLEAARRQGGAVERTLTAVGGNGTSLQVAIKRVQHIETFAHETTGALLEMTERLHQVVDGLETVNDFSQRTSGLTQAMTERLTHIAASGDELGRFASEAEDFVALVEGGIDAVRRRATETNSMAIAVTATAQRGEALVGDSVQGMYRVEETVRKAAELMEMLGTRSLEIGRIVDVIQEIADQTNLLALNAAIIAAQAGEHGRPFGVVANEIRSLAERTTRSTREIGTMVTGIRDAVETAVALVQEGREQATAGVALGDRASEALSEIRSITQRTFAAVEATVMETQRLEAQGATVVEASKRVARRVEDITRMAIEQSGNARDLVRQIQEMSRVGQSAGQKAEAQARTGRDLSEAVMRLSAAIEELRSAHQVLTRGDASIREEVAQVREDARRVIRIGDGLDRTVDQLGHETASLEAEVFRFQLPRARVGGTLRVGLHQSGSLRARQTVDPLFAVENQMAELTACLFSCLVRLEDGMLVPDLAERWDADPSARRYRFYLRRGVTFHDGALLTAQDVKRHLERLMDPALRSPDRSLLEDVEGAREYASGLAREVTGIEVLDEGTLEIRLREPKAYFLQLMALTATSVAKLDPAGKLVGTGPFRVVGMQADRMVLERNATYWRGGLPLLDRLEFVLTETRPQAVRQLLDGQVDLVSFLHVEHTEAHGLDAHQVVTSTSPSTAFLGLNLNEAPYNDVRVRRALRAGMDIPSVVEQFHPGARVARTFTPPELLDGTQELGPTPVPDLTLAERLLREAGVRRLQLTLHHPVGRDTSAEDAVLFRPLLQAGLLELRHEQMPPEEYLARLREGKVPAFRTLWLADFPDPDAFLHFLLNSSAQTVYPLGYRNPELDRLTAEARVSIDPELRSQLYRRAEMLAREDCPLIPLYHDRTHAVAVASVQNLRLHQTPPQVRFEDLWVDPVAVG
- a CDS encoding DedA family protein produces the protein MWIEHVDKLIGTLGPFGFLVLGVAAMLEYVVPPFPGDTIVLMGGVYAVRGVKPWWLVLAVVTAGSVVGAFINYSVGKWLAKRFEEQPGRSFFGLTHARLEQVQARMRHAGPWLLLVNRFLPGIRGVIFIAAGAARMPRFNALVLGAISALAHSGLILALGMAVGGNLERLTVLVSRYQYAVIGLLVVAALAFGVRALTRRRESAVEP